A section of the Sedimentisphaera cyanobacteriorum genome encodes:
- a CDS encoding PEP-CTERM sorting domain-containing protein — protein sequence MKNVKRTLMLLAIAAVAFSGASSQAAFINGQNWADSVVSYTSQIQNYGGTLMDSTTEFWVLGQSDVDLNGNMYAWDTGEPDYVAGWRSVAANQEIIVGFNTALEDIAGDDLVIRLYGGPNAQASVSVSEDNSSWTSIGTITGESGQIPGTPGYLYDAAFDFSGLFSGDAYYVKVHRDVAGPQTGMFFDSFASVPEPATMLILGLGAAFVRRRK from the coding sequence ATGAAAAATGTAAAAAGAACTTTAATGTTATTGGCAATCGCAGCGGTTGCTTTTAGTGGTGCTTCCAGTCAGGCAGCTTTCATCAATGGACAGAACTGGGCGGATAGTGTTGTAAGCTACACCAGCCAAATTCAAAATTATGGCGGCACGCTTATGGACAGTACAACCGAATTCTGGGTTCTGGGTCAATCAGATGTAGATCTGAATGGAAATATGTACGCATGGGATACTGGAGAGCCGGATTACGTTGCTGGCTGGCGAAGTGTCGCAGCTAATCAGGAAATCATTGTGGGTTTTAATACGGCCCTTGAGGATATTGCCGGTGACGATCTTGTTATCAGGTTGTATGGCGGCCCAAATGCCCAGGCATCCGTTTCGGTAAGTGAGGATAATTCAAGCTGGACCTCTATTGGCACTATAACAGGCGAATCAGGACAAATACCGGGTACTCCAGGTTATTTGTATGATGCTGCATTTGATTTTTCGGGTTTGTTTTCAGGTGACGCCTACTATGTCAAGGTGCACAGAGATGTTGCAGGCCCGCAGACAGGCATGTTCTTTGATTCGTTTGCATCCGTTCCGGAACCGGCAACTATGTTGATTTTGGGATTAGGCGCTGCTTTTGTAAGAAGGCGGAAGTAG
- a CDS encoding prepilin-type N-terminal cleavage/methylation domain-containing protein codes for MQRVNKFSFSRGSENCLGYNSIAGQSRGFTLIELLVVIAIIAMLLSILMPALNKARQQAKRLICTSNMRQVGIAVQAYIIDSENRLPPSSCHISNPDQYWLRVLSRYTGEQLLFHCPSDKSKNFVDWDRPLNEQQDKRYSSFAVNALLDPVCFRYGGSTNRYNRVDSIRKPMYCIWISEAPDTENFLLADHIHPESWEGSVEYAKKFIAWDRHMGKSNYLFADGHVETLEFEDTYQWPGKCYWYPESAPTWPENP; via the coding sequence ATGCAACGCGTAAATAAGTTCAGTTTTAGCCGGGGCAGCGAGAACTGCCTCGGCTATAATTCAATCGCTGGCCAATCCAGAGGGTTTACTTTGATTGAGCTTTTGGTGGTGATTGCAATTATTGCTATGCTGCTTAGCATTTTAATGCCTGCTTTAAATAAAGCAAGACAGCAGGCTAAAAGGCTTATATGCACCAGCAATATGCGGCAAGTTGGGATTGCGGTACAGGCTTATATTATCGACAGCGAAAACCGTCTGCCCCCCAGTTCGTGCCATATTAGTAACCCGGATCAGTATTGGCTTAGGGTTCTTTCGAGATATACAGGTGAACAATTGTTGTTCCACTGTCCCAGTGATAAATCCAAAAACTTTGTAGATTGGGACAGGCCTCTAAACGAGCAGCAGGATAAACGTTATTCCAGTTTTGCGGTTAATGCTCTCTTAGACCCTGTCTGTTTCAGATATGGCGGCTCTACGAACCGTTATAATCGTGTCGATTCGATCCGAAAACCCATGTACTGTATTTGGATCAGCGAAGCACCGGATACTGAAAATTTTCTATTGGCCGACCACATACATCCGGAATCATGGGAAGGCTCTGTCGAGTATGCAAAAAAGTTTATCGCATGGGACCGCCACATGGGAAAATCAAACTACCTTTTTGCAGATGGACATGTTGAAACACTGGAATTTGAAGATACTTACCAATGGCCCGGTAAATGTTATTGGTATCCTGAATCAGCTCCGACGTGGCCGGAGAATCCATAA
- a CDS encoding reverse transcriptase/maturase family protein: MKRHKQLYESVCSFENLYAAAVKAMKGKRGKRPGAGFYAEMEDEIITLQKQLLDGTYCHGGYHYFEIHEPKQRTVAAAEFRDRVVHHAVIRVIEPLFERRFIEDSYACRVNKGTHAGMKRAAHYARRFDYALKCDIRKYFAHIDHEILLYLFAKVIGDKQLLDLLQHVIGSHRDGWRMVVPKGGLPLFDGQLASRGLPIGNLTSQFSANVYLNPLDHFVKHDLRCKGYVRYMDDFLLFSNDKHQLRDWGDAVREIVNGLRLKIHPDKYRLLRCDCGVDFCGFVVFGNGRIRVRRSTARRFHRRYQKNLEAVNNCLGDAASLSQSVAAWVGHVKHAQSWNLRKAVLCGS; encoded by the coding sequence ATGAAACGACATAAACAACTCTATGAGTCGGTCTGTTCCTTTGAAAACCTCTATGCCGCTGCGGTAAAGGCCATGAAGGGCAAACGCGGCAAACGGCCGGGAGCGGGCTTTTATGCCGAGATGGAGGATGAGATCATCACGCTGCAAAAGCAGCTTCTGGATGGAACCTATTGTCACGGCGGGTATCATTACTTCGAGATTCACGAACCGAAACAGCGGACCGTAGCGGCGGCGGAATTTCGGGACCGGGTGGTACATCATGCCGTTATCCGGGTTATCGAGCCGCTGTTTGAGAGACGGTTTATCGAAGATAGCTATGCATGCCGGGTGAATAAGGGTACGCATGCTGGAATGAAACGGGCGGCACATTATGCGCGGCGTTTTGATTATGCCCTGAAGTGTGACATTCGCAAGTATTTTGCCCATATTGACCATGAAATTCTTCTGTATTTATTCGCAAAGGTCATCGGAGATAAACAGCTGCTGGACCTGCTGCAACATGTCATCGGCAGTCATCGTGACGGCTGGCGGATGGTAGTGCCGAAAGGCGGGCTGCCGCTGTTTGACGGTCAGCTGGCGAGCCGGGGACTGCCTATCGGAAACCTGACCAGCCAGTTTTCGGCGAACGTTTACCTCAATCCGCTGGATCATTTTGTCAAACACGATTTACGCTGCAAGGGGTATGTGCGGTATATGGATGACTTCCTGCTGTTTAGTAATGACAAGCATCAGTTGCGGGATTGGGGTGATGCAGTCCGTGAAATCGTCAACGGTTTGAGACTGAAGATTCATCCCGATAAATATCGATTGCTGCGGTGTGACTGCGGGGTGGACTTTTGCGGATTTGTGGTGTTTGGTAACGGTCGTATTCGTGTACGTCGATCAACGGCGCGGCGTTTCCACAGACGGTATCAAAAGAACCTGGAAGCTGTTAATAATTGTTTGGGCGATGCTGCGTCTCTGTCGCAGTCAGTGGCTGCCTGGGTCGGCCATGTCAAACACGCCCAAAGCTGGAATTTGAGAAAGGCGGTTTTATGCGGTTCATAA
- a CDS encoding dockerin type I domain-containing protein codes for MKKHIFLIFFLSFVTVHVYAECPLDHFIIGINEDSISGTDDDNKLFVDCRQKYRSSGNWYYSLSASIFSDYKWRIGEPGFDGFQGTNSNAMYTYDPNRCLAGNPNEDYQIMIECISMPADFRAVHKDYPQFTINQIGQSFNHSEIHALRGDPHMHMSFQAVDGISLFWITWQMYDALGQYEPSEPFTLVFNVKPLAGDLVVDGTVDIYDLAELSYYWLKDEGSIYNDYYERADSNRDGKVNFLDFAMLASNWLDSL; via the coding sequence ATGAAAAAACATATATTTCTAATTTTCTTTTTATCCTTTGTGACTGTTCATGTATATGCTGAATGTCCGCTGGATCACTTTATCATCGGTATAAATGAAGATAGCATCTCTGGTACTGATGATGATAATAAGCTTTTTGTAGATTGCCGTCAAAAATACCGCAGTAGTGGAAATTGGTATTATTCTCTATCGGCGAGTATATTTTCCGATTATAAATGGCGAATCGGTGAACCCGGATTTGATGGTTTCCAGGGAACCAATTCCAATGCCATGTATACTTATGATCCTAACCGATGTCTTGCTGGAAACCCCAATGAAGATTACCAAATAATGATTGAATGTATTTCAATGCCGGCAGATTTCAGAGCGGTTCATAAAGATTACCCGCAATTTACAATTAATCAGATTGGGCAATCTTTCAATCACAGTGAAATTCATGCTCTGCGCGGCGATCCTCACATGCATATGTCTTTTCAGGCAGTCGACGGGATCAGTTTATTTTGGATTACGTGGCAAATGTATGATGCTTTAGGTCAATACGAACCTTCAGAGCCTTTCACTTTAGTTTTCAATGTTAAACCATTGGCCGGTGATTTGGTAGTGGACGGCACAGTAGATATTTATGACCTTGCTGAGCTTAGTTATTATTGGCTTAAAGATGAAGGCTCAATATACAACGATTATTACGAACGAGCCGACTCAAACAGGGATGGTAAGGTAAACTTTCTGGATTTTGCAATGCTCGCTTCAAACTGGCTGGATAGCTTATGA
- the avd gene encoding diversity-generating retroelement protein Avd, which yields MNSEKPNGLKGDVPILLSKWYDVCKWILAKVDSFPKNQRFIFGTRLADRSLGILETLVEAAYSSGDKKLELLRTANRDLAVLRWLIRMAKDRQIITLKQYQYACGLLVECGRMLGGWIKDSEKRNRP from the coding sequence ATGAATTCTGAGAAACCCAACGGTTTAAAAGGCGATGTGCCCATCTTGCTGTCCAAATGGTACGATGTCTGCAAATGGATACTGGCGAAAGTTGACAGCTTTCCAAAGAACCAGAGGTTCATATTTGGCACACGCCTGGCAGACCGGTCACTGGGGATTTTGGAAACACTGGTTGAGGCCGCTTACAGCAGCGGTGATAAAAAATTAGAGTTGCTCAGGACCGCCAATCGTGATCTGGCGGTCTTGAGATGGCTGATCCGCATGGCCAAAGATCGGCAGATCATCACGCTGAAGCAGTATCAATATGCCTGCGGTCTACTGGTTGAGTGCGGGCGTATGCTGGGGGGCTGGATAAAGGATTCCGAAAAAAGGAACCGGCCATGA
- the hemP gene encoding hemin uptake protein HemP, translated as MKDSEKKQVLDLVSKADGNDCKPKVYESSQLFGSHNEIQIHHEGELYRIRITRNGKLIMNK; from the coding sequence ATGAAGGATTCTGAAAAAAAACAAGTACTTGATTTAGTGTCTAAGGCAGATGGGAATGATTGCAAACCAAAGGTTTATGAATCGTCGCAGCTTTTCGGAAGCCACAATGAAATACAAATACACCATGAAGGTGAGCTATACCGAATTAGAATAACCCGGAACGGAAAATTGATAATGAATAAATAA
- a CDS encoding flavodoxin — MTKIGLFFGSTTGNTENAAKMIKDEFGSSATVELFGIENTKTEDIAKYEILIFGTSTWGYGEPQDDWAGFESNLGRIDFKGKKVAFFGLGDQYGYADTFVDAMGMLYEIVKGRGAQIVGMTSTEGYSYDDSKALVDGQFVGLALDNDNQSDMTADRIKQWVIQLKEELRI; from the coding sequence ATGACCAAGATAGGATTATTTTTTGGCAGTACAACAGGCAATACTGAAAATGCGGCTAAGATGATTAAAGATGAATTCGGGTCATCGGCAACCGTAGAATTATTCGGAATTGAAAATACAAAAACTGAAGACATTGCAAAGTATGAAATACTTATATTTGGCACTTCGACCTGGGGATATGGCGAACCTCAAGACGACTGGGCGGGGTTTGAAAGTAATCTGGGACGCATTGATTTTAAGGGTAAAAAAGTGGCGTTTTTTGGATTGGGAGATCAGTACGGCTACGCTGACACTTTTGTCGATGCGATGGGGATGCTGTATGAAATCGTCAAAGGCAGAGGGGCACAAATCGTTGGAATGACTTCAACAGAAGGATATTCATACGACGACTCGAAGGCTTTGGTTGACGGGCAATTTGTTGGACTTGCTCTTGATAATGATAATCAGTCTGATATGACAGCAGACCGCATTAAGCAATGGGTTATACAATTGAAAGAGGAGCTGAGGATATGA
- a CDS encoding metal-dependent transcriptional regulator, translating into MTQTEQLSASLEDYLEAIFNIISDKGAVRAKDIAKYLGVKAGSVTVALKALSKTDHINYQPYEVITLTSKGLEQAKEIIRKHEILKDFFVGILGADPKVAEEGACKIEHVIPERLIKRLTSFTEFIQACPRCGSDMIEKFHGYFNKIQPCEIEQCQVCLGKSIDHLEKEREKMSNSTTQTTLLDIPNGSKLDYTGNGFACN; encoded by the coding sequence ATGACTCAGACTGAACAATTAAGTGCGAGTTTGGAAGACTATCTGGAAGCGATATTCAATATCATTTCAGACAAGGGGGCCGTTCGCGCTAAGGATATTGCCAAATATCTGGGCGTTAAAGCAGGTTCCGTCACGGTTGCCCTGAAAGCCCTTTCCAAGACAGATCATATTAATTATCAGCCCTATGAGGTTATTACCCTGACCTCTAAGGGGCTTGAGCAGGCCAAAGAAATCATCCGAAAGCATGAAATACTGAAGGACTTTTTTGTGGGAATTCTTGGTGCCGACCCGAAGGTTGCTGAAGAAGGGGCTTGTAAAATCGAACATGTTATTCCGGAAAGGCTTATTAAACGCCTGACCTCATTCACGGAATTTATCCAGGCCTGTCCCCGATGCGGCAGCGATATGATCGAAAAGTTCCACGGTTATTTCAATAAAATTCAGCCCTGTGAAATTGAGCAGTGTCAAGTTTGCTTAGGAAAAAGCATTGATCACTTAGAAAAGGAAAGAGAAAAAATGTCCAATTCAACGACACAAACAACCCTGTTGGATATTCCAAACGGAAGCAAATTGGATTACACTGGAAATGGTTTTGCATGCAATTAA
- a CDS encoding Fur family transcriptional regulator has protein sequence MNYPEKILKDHGFNCTQMQIATLKVLIQADHPVSRGDILDSLEDRSPDKTTVYRILERFCEKGIVHKAYVDKKAWEYELADKCTDRQCHPHFKCTNCGKVTCLFDVHAPLVQGLGEEFIFQRQMTMIEGIGPECSKGFFKTCG, from the coding sequence ATGAATTACCCTGAAAAAATACTGAAAGATCATGGATTCAATTGCACCCAAATGCAAATTGCGACTCTAAAAGTTCTTATTCAAGCGGATCACCCTGTTTCCAGAGGCGATATTTTGGATTCTTTAGAGGACAGGAGTCCCGATAAAACTACCGTTTATAGAATCCTTGAAAGGTTTTGCGAAAAGGGGATAGTTCATAAAGCCTATGTCGATAAGAAAGCATGGGAATATGAACTGGCCGATAAATGTACCGACCGCCAGTGTCATCCGCATTTCAAATGCACTAATTGCGGCAAAGTCACTTGCTTATTTGATGTTCATGCACCATTAGTGCAGGGCCTGGGAGAAGAATTCATTTTTCAGCGTCAAATGACAATGATCGAAGGTATCGGACCTGAATGTTCGAAAGGTTTTTTTAAGACATGCGGGTAA
- a CDS encoding dockerin type I domain-containing protein produces the protein MKNKYYILLAILAFSQAVQARYIEGINWADEVVSHTDKIQSWADGYCGGPGAHFMDPNTPATTWWVLGPSDADGNGDMYAHDFALGDRDYVAGWRTGSLLHANQEIIVQFHAGIKDIEGADLVIRLFCGPIAKASVWASTDGNDFTQIGTIEGHLNQIPGIGGELYDAYFDFDGLFTADVHFIRVFREVTEPQSGMFFDSFSTAYIDLPGDCNEVGLFGWSLAGDINKDCYVNLKDFAMLANQWQKCNDPNDPDFDASLFDDPNSIPSTCHGVWQAGMGLAADINQDCKVDILDLATMIENYLCCNNPEDLNCIVNW, from the coding sequence ATGAAAAATAAATATTACATATTATTAGCTATTTTGGCCTTTAGCCAGGCAGTACAGGCTCGGTATATTGAAGGAATAAATTGGGCGGACGAGGTTGTAAGCCATACGGATAAGATTCAAAGCTGGGCGGATGGTTATTGCGGCGGCCCCGGAGCACATTTCATGGATCCCAATACCCCTGCCACAACATGGTGGGTACTTGGTCCCAGCGATGCCGATGGAAACGGCGATATGTACGCCCATGACTTTGCCCTGGGCGACCGCGATTATGTCGCAGGCTGGCGGACAGGATCGCTTTTACACGCGAATCAGGAAATTATCGTTCAGTTTCATGCAGGAATTAAGGATATTGAAGGTGCGGACCTTGTTATAAGGCTGTTTTGCGGCCCTATAGCGAAAGCTTCTGTCTGGGCCAGTACTGATGGCAATGATTTTACCCAAATTGGTACCATCGAGGGGCACTTAAACCAAATTCCCGGTATAGGCGGTGAGCTTTATGATGCGTATTTTGACTTTGACGGCTTATTCACGGCAGATGTTCATTTTATCCGAGTTTTCAGAGAAGTGACCGAGCCGCAATCCGGAATGTTTTTTGATTCATTCAGCACCGCTTATATCGATCTGCCCGGCGATTGCAATGAGGTTGGTTTGTTTGGATGGTCGTTAGCGGGCGATATCAATAAGGATTGTTATGTTAACCTCAAGGATTTCGCAATGCTTGCGAATCAATGGCAAAAGTGCAATGATCCTAATGATCCCGACTTTGACGCATCGCTTTTTGATGATCCAAATTCGATACCTTCAACTTGCCACGGAGTTTGGCAGGCTGGTATGGGCTTGGCCGCGGATATTAATCAGGATTGCAAAGTAGATATTTTGGATTTGGCGACCATGATCGAAAACTATTTATGCTGCAATAATCCTGAAGATTTGAACTGTATTGTAAATTGGTAA
- a CDS encoding tyrosine-type recombinase/integrase, with protein MRILLTLAIGLRNGDINSLKISDIDFEQNCICTKRKKYMPSRPFSAVIMSELSKYVCGFEIGQEKLFSKKFPYRKWRKIGDKAGLSGLKFHDLHKTFCSLLAQNGVSTAVTQRLLKHSSPNLKCIQT; from the coding sequence ATGCGTATACTTTTAACATTAGCTATAGGATTAAGAAACGGTGATATTAATTCATTAAAAATCTCTGATATCGATTTCGAACAAAATTGCATTTGCACTAAAAGGAAAAAATACATGCCTTCACGACCGTTTTCAGCAGTAATTATGTCTGAGCTTTCAAAGTATGTCTGCGGTTTTGAAATCGGCCAAGAGAAATTGTTCTCGAAAAAATTCCCGTATCGCAAATGGCGTAAGATTGGTGACAAAGCTGGATTATCGGGATTGAAGTTTCACGATTTGCATAAAACATTTTGTTCGCTACTGGCACAGAATGGTGTTTCCACGGCGGTCACCCAACGACTCCTGAAACATTCCTCGCCTAATCTAAAGTGTATACAAACGTAG
- a CDS encoding PEP-CTERM sorting domain-containing protein, whose amino-acid sequence MNLKIIITLIMLCVFVNISYAECTLAHTHIGVNPTWRPDWSDPGNPSKATDSDLTDNDKLWFFSLPPVHDAATPGWPNWEQANGDVFLQLVPVLESGSPIMKGDASGKQLWTCQFMYSKSNGYGDPSGTQHLDGWHSAHGPQGKWNLESVDQSTTPQWDIYLKREGTSVVSDDFFMLLPNDTPVLIADADTYQLDKAWLSDKNAWGIHEHMSFNFWLTPDIGQEVTATFSAYDASGMYTASDNFEMAFVTVPEPASLLLIGLGAIPLLRNREKKCNA is encoded by the coding sequence ATGAATCTTAAGATCATTATTACGCTAATTATGTTATGTGTTTTTGTCAATATAAGTTACGCTGAATGTACATTAGCTCATACTCACATCGGAGTCAATCCGACCTGGAGACCTGACTGGTCTGATCCGGGAAATCCAAGCAAGGCTACAGATTCGGACTTAACCGATAACGATAAACTCTGGTTCTTCTCACTGCCGCCGGTTCACGATGCAGCTACACCCGGCTGGCCGAACTGGGAACAGGCAAATGGCGATGTATTTTTGCAGTTAGTACCTGTTTTAGAAAGCGGCAGTCCGATCATGAAAGGTGATGCCTCAGGGAAACAGCTTTGGACATGTCAATTCATGTATAGCAAGTCTAACGGCTATGGTGATCCGTCAGGCACGCAACATCTTGACGGCTGGCATTCCGCTCATGGCCCGCAGGGAAAATGGAATCTTGAAAGTGTTGATCAGAGCACAACCCCCCAGTGGGATATTTACCTCAAACGCGAAGGGACATCTGTAGTTTCGGATGATTTCTTTATGCTTTTACCGAATGACACACCTGTTTTAATCGCTGACGCAGATACTTATCAGTTGGACAAGGCATGGTTGTCAGATAAAAATGCATGGGGAATTCATGAGCATATGAGTTTTAATTTCTGGCTTACGCCTGATATTGGCCAGGAAGTTACAGCAACATTTTCAGCTTATGATGCAAGTGGTATGTACACAGCATCAGATAATTTTGAAATGGCCTTTGTAACAGTTCCAGAACCTGCTTCTTTATTGCTCATAGGCTTGGGCGCAATCCCTCTTTTGAGAAATAGAGAGAAAAAATGCAACGCGTAA
- a CDS encoding SUMF1/EgtB/PvdO family nonheme iron enzyme, whose protein sequence is MRFIKGSGINGDGSNRGIRGGSYNNNDNNLRSSNRNNNNPNNENNNIGFRVASKPLTINLPVRIATVS, encoded by the coding sequence ATGCGGTTCATAAAGGGCAGCGGGATTAATGGCGATGGATCCAATCGCGGCATCCGCGGTGGCTCCTACAACAACAACGACAACAACCTCAGATCGTCCAACCGGAACAACAACAACCCGAACAACGAGAACAACAACATAGGGTTCCGCGTCGCCTCCAAGCCCCTTACGATAAATCTGCCGGTCAGAATCGCAACGGTGTCATAG
- a CDS encoding formylglycine-generating enzyme family protein, with translation MRSLLAVCLCVCFISGISFAGTVTVGGIDLDFVTIGNAGNAADSTGYGAVDYAYQIGKYEITNGQWNAFVSAAGAPTGNPSHAYDGSAYWTGTNVPTNSVSWYEAAQFCNYLTSGDRYSGAYNFSQSGDFLGVDRASAISAYGTTYVIPTEDEWYKAAYYTGSGYSLYANGTNTAPIAGTDTNYDYVIGQPWEVGVGNGTQEQNGTYDMMGNVWEWNEALISGPSRGIRGGSYYVSDFDLSSSIRGSGYPNNESISVGFRVASVPEPCSLVLLGLGGLALRYRKR, from the coding sequence ATGAGAAGTTTATTGGCAGTTTGTTTATGTGTATGTTTCATTTCGGGTATTTCATTTGCAGGCACAGTGACGGTTGGGGGTATTGACCTTGATTTTGTGACGATTGGTAATGCGGGCAACGCCGCTGACAGTACCGGTTATGGTGCAGTCGATTATGCGTATCAGATCGGCAAATATGAGATCACCAATGGCCAGTGGAATGCCTTTGTATCCGCTGCGGGTGCACCGACAGGCAATCCAAGTCACGCTTATGACGGAAGTGCTTACTGGACGGGCACGAACGTGCCGACGAACAGTGTCAGTTGGTATGAGGCGGCTCAGTTCTGCAATTACCTGACCAGCGGTGACAGGTATTCCGGGGCCTACAATTTCAGCCAAAGCGGAGATTTTCTTGGTGTTGACCGCGCTTCTGCCATTTCGGCGTATGGCACCACATACGTTATTCCTACTGAGGATGAATGGTACAAGGCGGCGTATTACACCGGTAGCGGTTATTCGCTGTATGCCAATGGAACGAATACAGCTCCGATTGCAGGTACTGATACGAACTATGATTATGTAATAGGACAGCCCTGGGAAGTTGGTGTTGGAAATGGCACCCAAGAACAGAACGGGACCTATGATATGATGGGCAATGTTTGGGAGTGGAACGAAGCCCTGATCTCTGGTCCCAGTCGCGGCATCCGCGGTGGCTCCTACTACGTCAGCGACTTCGACCTCAGTTCGTCCATCCGGGGCAGCGGCTACCCGAACAACGAGAGCATCAGCGTAGGGTTCCGCGTCGCCTCCGTCCCTGAACCGTGCAGTTTAGTGTTGCTTGGGTTAGGTGGATTGGCTTTACGATACAGGAAACGTTAG
- a CDS encoding DUF2023 family protein, with protein MGYTIERGAEDMIALNETSKFASVSPDLEKRRISGGMEVFLHHFYEYKKGLRNLVLHTCYRDIGYGIICKLEHHNIEYLIYPLGKKRINVFFGNTDCLEIVRRIGKLCLSRYTAEEDFILGIMLGYDRCQQCERYLRLKQTRNEKRVINHNNESKKIPASTQAVSQPVAQGLKGG; from the coding sequence ATGGGTTATACAATTGAAAGAGGAGCTGAGGATATGATAGCTTTAAATGAAACATCTAAGTTTGCATCGGTATCGCCTGACCTTGAAAAACGACGTATATCGGGCGGCATGGAAGTATTCCTTCACCATTTTTATGAATACAAGAAAGGCCTGCGCAATCTCGTTCTGCACACCTGCTACAGGGATATAGGATATGGCATTATTTGCAAACTGGAACATCATAATATCGAATACCTTATTTATCCGCTTGGAAAAAAACGCATCAATGTGTTTTTCGGCAATACCGACTGTCTGGAAATCGTAAGAAGAATCGGCAAATTATGTCTCTCCAGGTATACAGCGGAAGAAGATTTTATTTTGGGCATTATGCTTGGATATGACCGCTGCCAACAGTGTGAAAGATATCTCAGGCTAAAACAAACCCGAAATGAAAAAAGGGTGATAAATCATAACAATGAATCCAAAAAAATTCCTGCATCTACGCAAGCTGTAAGCCAGCCGGTTGCACAAGGTTTGAAAGGAGGTTGA
- a CDS encoding type II secretion system protein gives MTKKVNNAFTLVELLVVISIIGLLTGILMPVLSVAREQGRCVVCKSNLKNIGFALRVYLDDYEGKMPSADPYPGSYGQKSQHWFMNSVLLKNMGLEVLKDEDGELIGPGKERSVLTCPTHRHPDMTRDSPPDYPAQEREYSLSYMANGTLGVSGKALVAMEYRHESEYRRPSEAMMFCDGNGTMQTPGTVLYDGCPKSNFEFRHRGKVNAIFLDQHIESLKEEDIPFCTRFDERRFGTFWYAKKK, from the coding sequence ATGACAAAAAAGGTTAACAACGCGTTTACTTTAGTTGAACTGTTAGTCGTTATAAGTATTATAGGGCTGCTTACGGGGATACTTATGCCTGTATTATCTGTTGCCAGAGAACAGGGAAGATGTGTTGTCTGTAAATCCAACTTAAAAAATATTGGATTTGCCCTCAGAGTGTATCTTGATGATTATGAAGGCAAAATGCCCTCTGCCGACCCTTACCCGGGAAGTTACGGCCAAAAGAGTCAGCACTGGTTTATGAACTCTGTATTGCTCAAGAATATGGGTCTTGAGGTTCTCAAAGATGAGGACGGTGAACTAATCGGTCCAGGTAAAGAGCGTTCTGTTCTGACCTGTCCGACCCACAGGCACCCCGATATGACGCGAGACAGCCCGCCGGATTACCCGGCCCAAGAGCGAGAGTATTCATTGAGTTATATGGCCAACGGAACACTTGGTGTTTCGGGGAAAGCTCTTGTTGCCATGGAATATCGTCATGAATCCGAATACAGAAGACCAAGTGAGGCAATGATGTTTTGCGACGGCAATGGAACAATGCAGACTCCGGGAACTGTCTTATATGACGGTTGTCCCAAATCGAATTTTGAATTTAGACATAGAGGTAAAGTTAACGCAATATTTCTCGACCAGCATATCGAATCCCTCAAAGAAGAGGATATTCCTTTCTGCACCAGGTTTGATGAAAGGAGATTCGGTACATTTTGGTATGCAAAGAAAAAATAA